In a single window of the Ciconia boyciana chromosome 7, ASM3463844v1, whole genome shotgun sequence genome:
- the ZIC4 gene encoding zinc finger protein ZIC 4: protein MSVDALGIPVMDPAALSRRNTALRLVDLAGAPRHHHHHPPQSMTGFPGFAGHPHATAPTQPGEHAAESRLGPHPLRPEHMGHRHHPPPHPPPQHHPAALKLSPAPHPHHQLHHHHHHHHHHHHHHHMAGQAEVVSSQTGAFGPAQSPAAPYPVSHPAQALAAGRDFFIRRDLPAPLMPGLTEQHPAASSHHGLFVSTTGSYPGHHGHHHHHSEAGNPSLFTGLHEQPPHAAPGGHLNGQIRLGLPGEMYARSEHFTQVPASRTDPFAASSLHSYGGMNLNVNLAPHHGPGAFFRYMRQPIKQELICKWIELDQTPKKLCSKTFSTMHELVTHVTVEHVGGPEQSNHICFWEECPREGKPFKAKYKLVNHIRVHTGEKPFPCPFPGCGKVFARSENLKIHKRTHTGEKPFKCEFEGCDRRFANSSDRKKHSHVHTSDKPYNCKVRGCDKSYTHPSSLRKHMKVHCKSPPPSSGYESSTPSLVSPSSDSGREPPASCSHAEPSAPAQPAANLSEWYVCQGAGLRGPPAPPAAPPPPHPRGEPRPRC, encoded by the exons ATGAGCGTGGATGCTCTGGGGATCCCAGTGATGGAccctgctgctctctccaggCGGAACACGGCGCTGAGATTAGTAGACTTGGCGGGGGCTCCtcgccaccaccaccaccacccccctcaGAGCATGACAGGCTTCCCGGGCTTCGCCGGGCACCCCCACGCCACGGCGCCCACGCAGCCGGGGGAGCACGCCGCCGAGTCCCGCCTCGGGCCGCACCCGCTCCGGCCAGAACACATGGGGCACCGccaccatcctcctcctcatcctcctcctcagcatCACCCCGCGGCCCTTAAGCTCAGCCCTGCCCCTCATCCCCACCACCagctccaccaccaccaccaccaccatcatcatcatcatcatcatcatcatatgGCAGGCCAAGCCGAGGTGGTTTCTAGTCAAACGGGAGCGTTTGGCCCGGCGCAGTCACCAGCAGCCCCTTACCCCGTCTCTCACCCAGCCCAGGCTCTGGCAGCAGGTAGGGACTTCTTCATACGCAGAGACCTGCCGGCCCCACTCATGCCAGGGCTGACCGAGCAGCACCCCGCTGCAAGTTCTCACCACGGACTGTTTGTCTCAACAACAGGTAGCTACCCCGGACACCAtggtcaccaccaccaccactcaGAAGCTGGGAATCCCTCTCTGTTCACTGGACTCCATGAGCAGCCTCCCCATGCAGCTCCAGGTGGCCATCTAAACGGACAGATAAGACTGGGGTTACCTGGAGAAATGTACGCCAGGTCTGAACATTTCACTCAAGTACCAGCCTCCAGGACAGatccttttgctgcttcttcgCTTCATAGCTACGGTGGCATGAATCTGAACGTGAATCTGGCTCCACACCACGGCCCGGGGGCCTTCTTTCGTTACATGAGGCAGCCCATCAAACAGGAACTCATCTGTAAGTGGATTGAGTTGGACCAGACTCCCAAAAAATTATGCTCGAAAACTTTCAGCACGATGCACGAGCTGGTGACTCATGTCACGGTGGAGCACGTTGGAGGACCCGAGCAGTCCAATCACATATGTTTCTGGGAAGAGTGTCCGAGAGAAGGGAAACCTTTCAAGGCCAAATACAAACTTGTAAATCACATCAGAGTCCACACAGGTGAAAAACCTTTCCCCTGCCCTTTCCCAGGCTGTGGCAAAGTGTTTGCCAGATCAGAGAACctcaaaatacacaaaagaacTCATACAG GGGAGAAGCCGTTCAAATGTGAATTCGAGGGCTGTGACAGACGCTTCGCCAACAGCAGCGACAGGAAGAAGCACTCGCACGTCCACACCAGCGACAAGCCCTACAACTGCAAAGTGAGAGGCTGCGACAAGTCCTACACCCACCCCAGCTCCCTGAGAAAACACATGAAAGTGCACTGCAAgtcccctcctcccagctccgGCTACGAGTCCTCCACGCCCTCCCTGGTGTCCCCCTCCTCGGACTCCGGCCGGGAGCCCCCCGCCTCCTGTTCCCACGCCGAGCCCTCCGCGCCCGCGCAGCCCGCCGCCAACCTGAGCGAATGGTACGTGTGTCAGGGCGCGGGGCTCCgcggcccccccgcgccccctgccgcccccccgccgccgcaccCCCGCggcgagccccggccccgctgctag
- the LOC140654354 gene encoding zinc finger protein ZIC 1, with protein MLLDAGPQYPAIGVTTFGSSRHHSTADVTDREVGLGINPFADGMGAFKINPSTHELASAGQTAFTSQAPGYAAAALGHHHHPTHVSSYSSAAFNSTRDFLFRNRGFGEAAAASAQHSLFASAAGSFAGPHGHTDAAGHILFPGLHEQATSHASPNVVNGQMRLGFSGDMYGRPDQYGQVTSPRSEHYASTQLHGYGHMNMNMAAHHGAGAFFRYMRQPIKQELICKWIEPEQLSNPKKSCNKTFSTMHELVTHVTVEHVGGPEQSNHICFWEECPREGKPFKAKYKLVNHIRVHTGEKPFPCPFPGCGKVFARSENLKIHKRTHTGEKPFKCEFEGCDRRFANSSDRKKHMHVHTSDKPYLCKMCDKSYTHPSSLRKHMKVHESSSQGSQPSPAASSGYESSTPPTIVSPSTENQTASSLSPSSSAVHHTSSHSTLTSNFNEWYV; from the exons ATGCTTCTGGATGCTGGACCGCAGTATCCCGCCATAGGAGTCACTACCTTCGGATCCTCTCGCCACCACTCCACGGCCGATGTCACGGACAGAGAAGTGGGGCTGGGGATCAACCCCTTCGCCGACGGCATGGGCGCCTTCAAAATCAACCCCAGCACCCACGAGCTGGCCTCGGCCGGCCAGACCGCCTTCACCTCGCAGGCGCCCGGCTACGCGGCGGCGGCCCTGgggcaccaccaccacccgaCCCATGTCAGCTCCTACTCCAGCGCCGCCTTCAACTCCACCCGGGACTTTCTGTTCCGCAATCGCGGCTtcggggaggcggcggccgccaGCGCCCAGCACAGCCTCTTCGCCTCCGCCGCCGGCAGCTTCGCCGGACCCCACGGACACACCGATGCCGCGGGACATATACTCTTCCCGGGGCTGCACGAACAAGCCACCAGCCACGCTTCGCCCAACGTGGTGAACGGGCAGATGCGCCTGGGCTTCTCCGGAGACATGTACGGCAGACCCGACCAGTACGGCCAGGTCACCAGCCCCCGCTCCGAGCACTACGCCTCGACCCAGCTGCACGGCTACGGCCACATGAACATGAACATGGCAGCCCACCACGGGGCAGGGGCCTTCTTTCGTTACATGCGGCAGCCCATCAAACAGGAACTCATCTGTAAGTGGATTGAGCCCGAGCAATTGTCAAACCCCAAAAAGTCCTGCAACAAAACTTTCAGCACGATGCACGAGCTGGTGACTCATGTCACGGTGGAGCACGTTGGAGGACCCGAGCAGTCCAATCACATATGTTTCTGGGAAGAGTGTCCGAGAGAAGGGAAACCTTTCAAGGCCAAATACAAACTTGTAAATCACATCAGAGTCCACACAGGTGAAAAACCTTTCCCCTGCCCTTTCCCAGGCTGTGGCAAAGTGTTTGCCAGATCAGAGAATctcaaaatacacaaaagaacTCATACAG GTGAAAAACCATTTAAGTGTGAATTCGAGGGCTGTGACAGGCGCTTTGCAAACAGCAGCGACCGCAAAAAgcacatgcatgtgcacactTCCGACAAGCCCTATCTCTGCAAAATGTGTGACAAGTCCTACACgcaccccagctccctcagaaAGCACATGAAG GTCCATGAATCGTCCTCGCAGGGGTCCCAGCCTTCTCCCGCCGCCAGCTCAGGCTACGAGTCCTCCACCCCTCCAACCATCGTGTCTCCATCCACAGAAAACCAGACCGCCAGCTCCTTATCCCCTTCCTCCTCCGCAGTCCACCACACGTCCAGCCACAGCACGCTTACATCAAATTTTAACGAATGGTACGTCTAA